One Pseudomonas fluorescens genomic region harbors:
- a CDS encoding heme ABC transporter ATP-binding protein, translating to MLRAHNLHIQRGRKTVLSAVNLQLEPGEVVGVLGPNGAGKSTLLGALCGELKASEGEVSLDGEVLQRWTGTQRAQRLAVLPQVSTLDFAFRVEEVVGMGRLPYQSGHVRDDEIIAAALDAADAGHLSGRSYLALSGGERQRVHLARVLAQLWPGQAGQTLLLDEPTSMLDPLHQHTTLQAVREFADRGAAVLVILHDLNLAARYCDRILLLEAGRPVALDTPQQVLQPGVLKAVFGLEVLVQPHPERGHPLIIAR from the coding sequence ATGTTGCGTGCGCACAATCTGCACATTCAGCGCGGTCGCAAGACTGTACTCAGCGCGGTCAACCTGCAACTTGAACCGGGCGAAGTAGTGGGCGTGCTCGGGCCGAACGGCGCGGGCAAAAGCACTTTGCTTGGGGCCTTGTGCGGTGAGTTGAAGGCCAGTGAGGGCGAAGTTTCGCTCGACGGCGAGGTTTTGCAGCGCTGGACGGGCACGCAGCGTGCGCAGCGTCTGGCGGTTTTGCCCCAGGTGTCGACGCTCGATTTTGCCTTTCGTGTAGAAGAAGTGGTCGGCATGGGGCGCTTGCCTTATCAGAGCGGCCACGTGCGTGATGACGAGATTATCGCCGCAGCGTTGGACGCCGCCGATGCCGGACATCTGAGCGGGCGCAGTTATCTGGCGTTGTCCGGCGGCGAGCGTCAACGCGTGCATCTGGCGAGAGTGCTGGCGCAACTCTGGCCGGGGCAGGCTGGGCAGACGCTGCTGCTGGACGAACCGACATCGATGCTTGATCCGCTGCATCAGCACACTACGTTACAAGCCGTGCGCGAGTTTGCCGATCGCGGCGCGGCAGTGCTGGTGATCCTGCATGATCTGAATCTGGCGGCGCGCTATTGTGATCGTATTCTGCTGCTGGAAGCCGGCCGGCCAGTGGCGCTGGATACACCGCAACAGGTGCTGCAACCGGGTGTGCTCAAGGCAGTGTTCGGTCTCGAAGTTTTAGTGCAGCCGCACCCGGAGCGTGGGCATCCGCTGATCATCGCCCGCTGA
- a CDS encoding FecCD family ABC transporter permease, with product MLAIWLSLALGPVSLPLVDTLRAALRLLGMPLAPDGLEQAELIVGQIRLPRTLLGLAVGGVLALSGVAMQGLFRNPLADPGLVGVSSGAALGAAVAIVGGSFFGGLPEWFAPYLLSVCAFLGGLGVTALVYRLGRRNGQTNVATMLLAGIALTALAGSAVGLFTYLADDTTLRTLTFWNLGSLNGASYARLWPLLIISAAVALWLPRRAKALNALLLGESEAGHLGIDVERLKRELVFCTALGVGAAVAAAGMIGFVGLVVPHLVRLLAGPDHKVLLPASLLAGASLLLLADLVARLGLAPAELPIGIVTAFIGAPFFLYLLLRGRA from the coding sequence TTGCTGGCGATCTGGCTGTCATTGGCGTTGGGGCCGGTCAGCCTGCCGCTGGTCGATACATTGCGAGCGGCGTTGCGCCTGCTCGGCATGCCGCTGGCCCCGGATGGGCTGGAGCAGGCGGAGTTGATTGTCGGGCAGATTCGCCTGCCACGCACCTTGCTCGGGCTTGCGGTCGGTGGCGTGCTGGCCTTGTCCGGCGTGGCGATGCAGGGCCTGTTCCGTAATCCGTTGGCGGATCCGGGGTTGGTGGGGGTATCCAGCGGTGCGGCGTTGGGCGCGGCGGTAGCGATTGTCGGCGGTTCGTTCTTCGGCGGTCTGCCGGAATGGTTCGCGCCGTATCTGTTGTCGGTCTGCGCATTTCTCGGCGGCCTCGGAGTGACGGCACTGGTCTATCGGCTCGGTCGGCGCAATGGCCAGACCAACGTTGCAACCATGTTGCTGGCAGGTATTGCCCTCACCGCGCTGGCCGGTTCGGCGGTTGGCCTGTTCACTTATCTGGCCGACGATACGACGTTACGCACGCTGACCTTCTGGAATCTCGGCAGCCTGAACGGCGCCAGTTACGCGCGGCTGTGGCCCCTGCTGATCATCAGCGCCGCGGTGGCGTTGTGGTTGCCACGCCGGGCGAAAGCGCTCAACGCCTTGCTGCTCGGCGAATCGGAAGCCGGGCACCTGGGCATCGATGTCGAGCGGCTGAAGCGCGAGTTGGTGTTCTGCACCGCGCTAGGGGTTGGTGCAGCGGTGGCGGCGGCGGGGATGATTGGTTTCGTCGGGCTGGTGGTGCCGCATCTGGTGCGCTTGCTGGCCGGGCCAGATCACAAGGTGTTGTTGCCGGCGTCGCTGTTGGCCGGTGCGAGTCTGTTGCTGCTCGCCGATCTGGTGGCGCGGCTGGGACTCGCTCCGGCAGAGTTGCCGATCGGCATCGTTACGGCGTTCATCGGCGCGCCGTTCTTTCTTTATTTGCTGCTGCGGGGGCGTGCCTGA
- a CDS encoding heme/hemin ABC transporter substrate-binding protein, translating to MRLSTHVAVLCAALLLGQQAVAAELPQRWVSAGGGLSEWVSALGGEAKLVGVDTTSQHPASLKALPSIGYQRSLSAEGILSLRPDILIGTEEMGPPPVLSQVRAAKVQVELFSAQPDLSTLEKSVTRLGQLLGAEPQAAQLLHGYQQQLDAQKARVAGAQTRQKSPGVLLLLGHAGGKPLIAGKDTAADWMLQQAGAVNLATHSGYKPFSAESLASLDPEVLVFADRALTGEAAKAALFKENPILAASRAAKAGRVLELDPTLLVGGLGPRVPAALKTLSDGFYPATSGQ from the coding sequence ATGCGCCTGAGTACCCACGTCGCTGTGTTGTGTGCCGCCCTTTTGCTCGGCCAGCAGGCCGTAGCGGCCGAACTGCCGCAGCGTTGGGTCAGCGCCGGCGGTGGGTTGTCGGAATGGGTCAGCGCGTTGGGCGGGGAAGCGAAACTGGTCGGCGTCGATACCACCAGCCAGCATCCCGCATCGTTGAAGGCGCTGCCGAGCATCGGTTATCAGCGCAGTCTATCGGCCGAAGGCATCCTCAGCTTGCGCCCGGATATTCTGATCGGCACCGAGGAAATGGGCCCGCCACCGGTGCTGTCGCAGGTCAGAGCGGCCAAGGTGCAGGTTGAACTGTTTTCGGCGCAGCCAGATCTGTCGACGCTGGAGAAAAGCGTTACGCGTCTCGGCCAGTTGCTGGGCGCTGAACCTCAGGCTGCGCAGTTGTTGCACGGCTACCAACAGCAACTCGATGCTCAGAAGGCACGGGTGGCTGGCGCGCAAACCCGACAGAAATCTCCCGGCGTTCTGCTATTGCTCGGGCATGCCGGGGGCAAACCCTTGATTGCCGGTAAAGACACCGCCGCCGACTGGATGCTGCAGCAGGCTGGCGCGGTCAACCTGGCGACGCATAGCGGCTACAAACCTTTTTCCGCCGAATCCCTGGCCAGCCTCGATCCCGAGGTGCTGGTGTTCGCCGATCGTGCATTGACCGGTGAGGCTGCGAAAGCCGCTCTGTTCAAGGAAAACCCGATTCTTGCTGCAAGCCGTGCGGCCAAGGCTGGCCGCGTACTGGAGCTTGACCCGACCCTGCTGGTTGGCGGTCTCGGGCCGCGTGTGCCGGCGGCGCTGAAAACCTTGTCTGACGGTTTCTATCCGGCAACGAGCGGCCAATGA
- a CDS encoding Rieske (2Fe-2S) protein, with protein sequence MKFLCAGADLAEAGSRGFEVDGKKLLAVRRDGLAYVYLNRCPHRGIALEWQPDQFLDPSNSLIQCATHGALFLIEDGECVAGPCAGQSLTAVPCREDAQGLWIDV encoded by the coding sequence ATGAAGTTTCTCTGCGCGGGGGCCGATCTGGCCGAAGCCGGCAGCCGCGGTTTCGAGGTCGACGGGAAAAAACTGCTGGCCGTACGCCGCGATGGCTTGGCTTATGTCTACCTCAACCGCTGCCCCCATCGAGGCATTGCGCTGGAATGGCAGCCGGACCAATTTCTCGACCCCAGCAACAGCCTGATCCAGTGCGCCACCCACGGCGCACTGTTTCTGATCGAGGACGGTGAATGTGTCGCCGGGCCGTGCGCAGGCCAATCACTCACCGCGGTCCCCTGCCGCGAAGACGCGCAAGGGCTGTGGATCGATGTTTAA
- the sfsA gene encoding DNA/RNA nuclease SfsA: MRFYPPLEEARLIRRYKRFLADIETVSGELLTIHCPNTGSMLNCQVEGGQVWFSRSNDPKRKLPGTWEIGETPQGRLFCVNTGRANGLVEEALQAGVITELAGFTALKREVAYGQEKSRIDFRLEYPSGPAYIEVKSVTLGFDGSAVAAFPDAVTQRGAKHLRELAHLARDGIRAVQLYCVNLSAIEAVRPAEQIDWAYAEALREAVACGVEVLAYGVRLDHEEIVIDRRLDVLLNG; this comes from the coding sequence ATGCGTTTTTATCCGCCTCTGGAAGAGGCACGGTTGATCCGTCGCTATAAGCGCTTTCTCGCCGACATCGAAACCGTTAGCGGCGAGTTGCTGACTATTCACTGCCCGAACACCGGTTCGATGCTCAATTGTCAGGTTGAGGGCGGGCAAGTCTGGTTCAGCCGCTCCAACGATCCGAAACGTAAATTGCCCGGCACTTGGGAAATCGGTGAAACCCCGCAGGGTCGGCTGTTTTGCGTGAACACCGGGCGCGCCAACGGCTTGGTCGAAGAAGCCTTGCAGGCGGGAGTCATCACCGAGCTGGCCGGGTTTACCGCGTTGAAGCGGGAAGTGGCATATGGGCAGGAGAAGAGCCGCATCGACTTCCGCCTCGAATACCCGAGCGGCCCGGCGTACATCGAAGTGAAAAGCGTCACTCTTGGTTTCGACGGCTCGGCGGTGGCAGCGTTTCCCGATGCGGTGACCCAGCGCGGCGCCAAGCATTTGCGCGAACTGGCGCATCTGGCGCGGGACGGGATCCGCGCGGTGCAGCTGTATTGCGTGAACCTCAGCGCAATTGAAGCGGTGCGCCCCGCTGAACAGATCGATTGGGCCTATGCCGAAGCGCTGCGTGAAGCGGTCGCCTGTGGTGTCGAGGTGTTGGCCTATGGCGTGCGTCTGGACCACGAAGAAATAGTCATCGACCGCCGTCTCGACGTTTTGCTCAACGGTTAA
- a CDS encoding pyridoxal phosphate-dependent aminotransferase, with product MAPYSARSRAIEPFHVMALLARANELQAEGHDVIHLEIGEPDFTTAEPIIRAGQAALTAGNTRYTAARGIPELREAIAGFYQSRYGLNIDPRRILITPGGSGALLLASALLVDPGKHWLLADPGYPCNRHFLRLVEGAAQLVPVGPDVRYQLTPDLVERHWDQDSVGALVASPANPTGTILTRDELAGLSIAIKGKHGHLVVDEIYHGLTYGTDAASVLEVDDSAFVLNSFSKYFGMTGWRLGWLVAPDAAVGELEKLAQNLYISAPSMAQHAALACFEPDTIAILEQRRAEFGRRRDFLLPALRELGFNIAVVPEGAFYLYADISRFGGDAFAFCRHFLETEHVAFTPGLDFGRYQAGHHVRFAYTQNLPRLQEAVERIARGLKSWQG from the coding sequence ATGGCCCCTTACAGTGCACGCAGCCGTGCGATCGAACCGTTCCATGTAATGGCGCTGCTGGCGCGGGCCAACGAATTGCAAGCTGAAGGGCACGACGTCATCCACCTGGAAATTGGCGAGCCGGATTTCACTACCGCAGAGCCGATCATCCGCGCCGGACAGGCAGCACTGACTGCCGGCAATACCCGTTACACCGCCGCCCGCGGGATCCCGGAGCTGCGTGAGGCGATCGCCGGTTTTTACCAGTCGCGTTACGGCTTGAACATCGATCCACGGCGCATTCTGATCACCCCGGGTGGCTCCGGTGCGTTGTTGTTGGCCAGCGCTTTGCTGGTCGATCCGGGTAAACACTGGCTGTTGGCGGATCCGGGCTATCCGTGCAATCGGCACTTCCTGCGTCTGGTCGAAGGCGCGGCGCAGCTGGTGCCGGTCGGGCCGGACGTGCGCTATCAACTGACCCCGGATCTGGTCGAGCGCCATTGGGATCAGGACAGTGTCGGCGCGCTGGTCGCTTCGCCGGCCAACCCGACCGGTACGATCCTGACCCGCGATGAGCTGGCCGGGTTGTCCATCGCGATCAAAGGCAAACACGGCCATCTGGTGGTGGATGAGATCTATCACGGCCTGACCTACGGCACCGACGCGGCCAGCGTGCTTGAGGTCGATGACAGCGCCTTCGTGCTGAACAGTTTTTCCAAATATTTTGGCATGACCGGTTGGCGTCTCGGCTGGCTGGTAGCGCCGGATGCGGCGGTCGGCGAGTTGGAGAAACTGGCGCAGAACCTTTACATCAGCGCGCCGAGCATGGCGCAGCACGCCGCGCTGGCCTGCTTCGAGCCCGACACCATCGCCATCCTCGAACAGCGCCGCGCCGAGTTTGGCCGCCGCCGGGATTTCCTTTTGCCCGCGCTGCGCGAGCTGGGTTTCAACATTGCCGTGGTGCCGGAAGGGGCGTTTTATTTGTACGCGGATATCAGCCGGTTCGGCGGGGATGCCTTCGCCTTCTGCCGGCATTTCCTCGAAACCGAGCATGTTGCCTTCACCCCGGGCCTGGACTTCGGCCGGTATCAGGCCGGCCATCATGTGCGTTTCGCCTACACGCAAAATCTTCCGCGCTTGCAGGAGGCGGTAGAGCGCATCGCTCGTGGCCTGAAGAGCTGGCAAGGCTGA
- the dksA gene encoding RNA polymerase-binding protein DksA: protein MPTQAKQQQQTTISGFEPYVPKAGEEYMGAPMRAHFTKILNKWKQDLMQEVDRTVDHMKDEAANFPDPADRASQEEEFALELRARDRERKLIKKIDKTLELIQDEEYGWCESCGIEIGVKRLEARPTADLCIDCKTLAEIKEKQVGK from the coding sequence ATGCCCACCCAAGCAAAGCAACAGCAGCAAACGACCATCAGCGGTTTCGAACCTTACGTTCCGAAGGCCGGTGAAGAGTACATGGGCGCCCCGATGCGAGCGCACTTCACCAAGATCCTGAACAAGTGGAAACAGGACTTGATGCAGGAAGTCGACCGTACTGTTGATCACATGAAGGACGAAGCGGCCAACTTCCCTGACCCGGCCGACCGTGCCAGCCAGGAAGAAGAATTCGCCCTCGAGCTGCGCGCCCGCGACCGCGAGCGCAAGTTGATCAAGAAGATCGACAAGACGCTCGAACTGATTCAGGACGAAGAATACGGCTGGTGCGAGTCCTGCGGCATCGAGATCGGCGTCAAGCGCCTCGAAGCCCGTCCGACCGCGGATCTTTGCATCGACTGCAAAACCCTGGCGGAAATCAAGGAAAAGCAGGTCGGCAAGTAA
- the gluQRS gene encoding tRNA glutamyl-Q(34) synthetase GluQRS, with product MTAKTSPPYIGRFAPTPSGHLHFGSLVAALASYLDARSVGGRWLVRMEDLDPPREEPGAQAAILQALESYGFEWDGEMVRQSDRHEAYADVLNSLFNHGLAYACTCSRKQLEPYHGIYPGLCRNAGHDQHDAAIRLRVPELEYHFVDRVQGEFRQHLGRDVGDFVIRRRDGLYAYQLAVVLDDAWQGITDIVRGADLLDSTPRQLYLQELLGLRQPRYLHLPLITQPDGNKLGKSYRSPPLEADQATPLLLRALRALGQNPDAELNHATPEELLKWGSAHWDATRIPRTLTLPEAQLQ from the coding sequence ATGACTGCCAAAACCTCCCCGCCCTACATCGGCCGCTTCGCCCCAACCCCCAGCGGCCACTTGCACTTCGGTTCACTGGTCGCTGCGCTGGCCTCCTACCTCGACGCCCGCTCGGTCGGCGGCCGCTGGCTGGTGCGCATGGAGGATCTCGATCCGCCCCGTGAAGAGCCCGGTGCGCAGGCCGCGATTCTCCAGGCGCTGGAAAGCTATGGCTTCGAATGGGACGGCGAGATGGTCCGTCAGAGTGATCGGCACGAAGCCTATGCCGATGTGCTCAACAGCCTGTTCAATCACGGCCTGGCTTATGCCTGCACCTGCTCGCGAAAGCAATTGGAGCCTTATCACGGGATTTATCCGGGTTTGTGCCGCAACGCTGGCCACGACCAGCACGACGCGGCGATCCGCCTGCGTGTGCCTGAGCTGGAATACCACTTCGTCGACCGCGTGCAGGGCGAATTCCGTCAGCACCTGGGCCGCGATGTCGGTGACTTCGTGATCCGTCGCCGCGACGGCCTCTATGCCTATCAATTGGCCGTGGTGCTCGACGACGCATGGCAAGGCATCACCGATATCGTGCGCGGCGCCGATCTGCTCGACTCGACACCACGCCAGTTGTATCTGCAGGAATTGCTCGGCCTGCGCCAGCCGCGCTATCTGCATTTGCCTCTGATCACTCAGCCGGACGGCAACAAGCTCGGCAAGTCCTATCGCTCACCGCCCCTTGAAGCCGATCAGGCCACGCCGTTGTTGCTGCGGGCCTTGCGCGCACTGGGGCAAAACCCCGACGCCGAGCTGAATCACGCCACGCCAGAGGAATTGCTCAAGTGGGGCAGCGCGCATTGGGATGCGACCAGGATCCCGCGCACACTGACCTTGCCCGAGGCGCAATTGCAATGA
- a CDS encoding sensor histidine kinase has product MPMSFSLTQMILISAAYLAALFGVAWVSERGMIPRAIIRHPLTYTLSLGVYASAWAFYGTVGLAYQYGYGFLSSYLGVSGAFLLAPVLLYPILKITRTYQLSSLADLFAFRFRSTWAGALTTIFMLIGVLPLLALQIQAVADSIGILTGEPVQSRVALAFCALIILFTIFFGSRHIATREKHEGLVFAIAFESVIKLIALGGVGLYALYGVFDGPQQLELWLLQNQTALAALHTPLQEGPWRTLLLVFFASAIVMPHMYHMTFTENLNPRSLVSASWGLPLFLLLMSLAVPLILWAGLKLGATTNPEYFTLGVGIAANSKPLALLAYVGGLSAASGLIIVTTLALSGMALNHLVLPLYQPPAEGNIYRWLKWTRRALIVAIIMAGFGFYLMLGAEQDLANLGIVAFVATLQFLPGVLSVLYWPTANRRGFIAGLLAGILVWVVTMLLPLVGNLQGFYIPLLNMIYVLDDTSWHMAAIASLAANVLMFTLISLFTNASPEEASAAEACAVDNVRRPQRRELHAASPQEFATQLAKPLGAKAAQKEVEQALRDLYLPFDERRPYALRRLRDRIEANLSGLMGPSVAQDMVETFLPYKAGGENYVTEDIHFIESRLEDYHSRLTGLAAELDALRRYHRQTLQELPMGVCSLAKDQEILMWNKAMEELTGIAAQRVVGSRLSTIANPWKELLQGFINLPDEHLHKQHLALDGQTRWLNLHKAAIDEPLAPGNSGLVLLVEDLTETQMLEDKLVHSERLASIGRLAAGVAHEIGNPITGIACLAQNLREEREDDGELTEISGQILEQTKRVSRIVQSLMSFAHAGSHQHSDEPVCLAEVAQDAIGLLALNRRNFEVQFYNLCDPDHWVEGDPQRLAQVLINLLSNARDASPPHSAVRVKSEAGEHTVDLIVEDEGSGIPSSIMDRLFEPFFTTKDPGEGTGLGLALVYSIVEEHYGQITIDSPADVQSQRGTRIRVTLPRHVEATSAVN; this is encoded by the coding sequence ATGCCGATGAGCTTTAGCCTGACCCAGATGATCCTGATCAGCGCCGCGTACCTGGCGGCGCTGTTCGGCGTTGCCTGGGTCAGCGAACGGGGCATGATCCCGCGCGCGATCATTCGCCACCCGCTGACCTACACCTTGTCGCTGGGGGTTTACGCCAGTGCGTGGGCGTTCTACGGCACGGTAGGTCTGGCGTATCAATACGGCTATGGATTTCTGTCCAGTTATCTCGGCGTGTCCGGCGCGTTTCTGCTGGCGCCAGTGCTGCTCTATCCGATCCTGAAAATCACCCGCACCTATCAACTGTCGTCGCTGGCGGATCTGTTCGCCTTCCGCTTTCGCAGCACCTGGGCCGGCGCCTTGACCACCATCTTCATGCTGATCGGCGTGCTGCCGTTGCTGGCCCTGCAGATTCAGGCGGTGGCCGACTCGATCGGCATTCTGACCGGCGAACCGGTGCAGAGCCGCGTCGCGCTGGCGTTCTGCGCGCTGATCATTCTGTTCACGATCTTCTTCGGCTCGCGCCACATCGCCACCCGTGAAAAACACGAAGGCCTGGTGTTCGCGATTGCTTTTGAATCGGTGATCAAGCTGATCGCCCTTGGTGGCGTCGGCCTGTATGCGTTGTACGGGGTATTCGACGGTCCGCAACAACTCGAATTATGGCTGCTGCAGAACCAGACCGCCCTCGCCGCTTTGCACACGCCGCTGCAGGAAGGCCCATGGCGCACATTGCTGCTGGTGTTCTTCGCCTCGGCGATTGTGATGCCGCACATGTATCACATGACATTCACCGAGAACCTCAACCCGCGCTCACTGGTCAGCGCGAGCTGGGGCCTGCCGCTGTTCCTGTTGCTGATGAGCCTGGCAGTGCCGTTGATCTTGTGGGCCGGCCTCAAGCTCGGCGCCACGACCAATCCGGAGTATTTCACGCTGGGCGTCGGCATTGCCGCCAATAGCAAACCGCTGGCATTGCTCGCGTATGTCGGCGGTTTGTCGGCGGCAAGCGGGCTGATCATCGTCACCACACTGGCGCTGTCGGGCATGGCGCTCAATCACCTGGTGCTGCCGCTTTATCAGCCACCGGCCGAGGGCAATATCTACCGCTGGCTGAAGTGGACGCGCCGTGCGCTGATCGTCGCGATCATCATGGCCGGTTTCGGTTTCTATCTGATGCTCGGTGCCGAACAGGATCTGGCGAATCTCGGCATCGTCGCCTTCGTCGCGACCCTGCAATTTTTGCCCGGCGTGTTGTCGGTGCTGTACTGGCCGACCGCCAACCGTCGCGGCTTTATTGCCGGTCTGCTGGCAGGGATTCTGGTCTGGGTGGTGACCATGCTGCTGCCGTTGGTCGGCAACCTGCAGGGTTTCTACATTCCGCTGCTGAACATGATTTACGTGCTGGACGACACCAGTTGGCACATGGCAGCCATCGCCTCGCTCGCCGCCAACGTCCTGATGTTCACGCTGATCTCGCTGTTCACCAACGCCAGCCCGGAAGAAGCCAGTGCCGCCGAGGCGTGTGCTGTGGATAACGTGCGCCGCCCGCAACGTCGCGAATTGCACGCGGCCTCGCCACAGGAGTTTGCCACGCAACTGGCCAAACCGTTGGGTGCCAAGGCTGCGCAGAAAGAAGTCGAGCAAGCGTTGCGGGATCTTTATCTGCCCTTCGACGAGCGCCGCCCCTACGCGCTGCGCCGTTTGCGCGATCGCATCGAAGCCAACCTTTCCGGCCTGATGGGCCCGAGCGTGGCGCAGGACATGGTGGAAACCTTCCTGCCGTACAAGGCCGGCGGCGAAAACTACGTGACCGAAGACATCCACTTCATCGAAAGCCGTCTCGAGGATTATCACTCGCGCCTCACCGGCCTGGCGGCCGAACTCGATGCCCTGCGTCGTTATCACCGCCAGACTCTGCAGGAACTGCCGATGGGCGTGTGCTCGCTGGCCAAGGATCAAGAGATCCTGATGTGGAACAAAGCCATGGAAGAGCTGACCGGCATCGCCGCGCAACGGGTAGTCGGTTCGCGCCTGAGCACTATCGCCAATCCGTGGAAAGAACTGCTGCAGGGCTTCATCAATCTGCCCGATGAGCATTTGCATAAACAGCATCTGGCCCTCGACGGCCAGACCCGTTGGCTGAACTTGCACAAAGCGGCGATCGACGAGCCGCTGGCACCCGGTAACAGTGGCCTGGTGTTACTGGTCGAGGATTTGACCGAAACGCAGATGCTTGAAGATAAACTGGTGCATTCCGAACGTCTGGCCAGCATCGGGCGCCTGGCGGCGGGTGTGGCCCACGAAATCGGCAACCCGATCACCGGCATTGCCTGCCTCGCGCAGAATCTGCGCGAAGAACGCGAAGATGACGGCGAACTGACGGAAATCAGCGGACAAATTCTCGAGCAGACCAAACGCGTCTCGCGCATCGTGCAGTCGCTGATGAGCTTTGCCCACGCCGGCAGCCATCAGCACAGCGACGAGCCCGTTTGTCTGGCCGAGGTGGCGCAGGACGCAATCGGCCTATTAGCGTTGAACCGCCGCAATTTCGAAGTGCAGTTCTACAACCTGTGCGATCCCGACCACTGGGTCGAAGGCGATCCGCAGCGACTCGCCCAGGTGCTGATCAATCTGCTCTCCAACGCCCGCGACGCCTCGCCGCCGCACAGTGCGGTACGGGTCAAGAGCGAAGCCGGCGAACACACGGTCGATCTGATCGTCGAGGACGAAGGCAGCGGTATTCCATCGAGCATCATGGACCGATTGTTCGAACCTTTCTTCACCACCAAGGATCCGGGTGAAGGCACCGGTCTGGGCCTTGCACTGGTCTATTCCATCGTTGAAGAGCATTATGGACAAATCACCATCGACAGCCCGGCTGATGTACAAAGCCAACGCGGCACCCGTATCCGGGTGACCTTACCGCGTCATGTCGAAGCGACGTCCGCTGTGAACTGA
- a CDS encoding sigma-54-dependent transcriptional regulator, with translation MPHILIVEDETIIRSALRRLLERNQYQVSEAGSVQEAQERFTIPTFDLIVSDLRLPGAPGTELIKLGQGTPVLIMTSYASLRSAVDSMKMGAVDYIAKPFDHDEMLQAVARILRDRQSAPAAGEATTSKPASAGNKSAVDNSNGEIGIIGSCPPMQDLYSKIRKVAPTDSNVLIQGESGTGKELVARALHNLSKRAKAPMISVNCAAIPESLIESELFGHEKGAFTGASAGRAGLVEAADGGTLFLDEIGELPLEAQARLLRVLQEGEIRRVGSVQSQKVDVRLIAATHRDLKSLAKIGQFREDLYYRLHVIALKLPPLRERGADVNEIATAFLARQSARINRTDLKFAADAEQAIRHYSWPGNVRELENAVERAVILSESPEISADLLGIDIELGDLEDDEFIGLPPQTAGNASNSSHEPTEDLSLEDYFQHFVLEHQDHMTETELARKLGVSRKCLWERRQRLGIPRRKTGVASES, from the coding sequence ATGCCGCACATTTTGATCGTCGAAGACGAAACCATTATCCGCTCCGCCTTGCGCCGCCTGCTGGAACGTAACCAGTACCAGGTCAGCGAAGCCGGTTCAGTGCAGGAAGCACAAGAACGCTTCACCATTCCTACGTTCGATCTGATCGTCAGCGACCTGCGCCTGCCGGGTGCTCCGGGCACCGAGCTGATCAAGCTCGGCCAAGGCACGCCGGTGCTGATCATGACCAGCTACGCCAGCCTGCGCTCGGCGGTCGATTCGATGAAAATGGGCGCGGTCGATTACATCGCCAAGCCGTTCGACCACGATGAAATGCTTCAGGCCGTTGCGCGCATCCTGCGTGATCGTCAGTCGGCACCAGCCGCCGGCGAAGCCACGACGAGCAAGCCTGCATCTGCCGGCAATAAATCGGCTGTGGATAACAGCAACGGCGAAATCGGCATCATCGGCTCCTGCCCGCCGATGCAGGATCTGTACAGCAAGATCCGCAAGGTCGCGCCCACTGATTCCAACGTGCTGATCCAGGGCGAGTCCGGTACCGGTAAAGAACTGGTGGCGCGCGCGCTGCACAATCTTTCCAAGCGCGCCAAGGCGCCGATGATTTCGGTGAACTGCGCGGCGATTCCGGAAAGCCTGATCGAGTCCGAACTGTTTGGCCACGAGAAAGGCGCGTTTACCGGTGCCAGCGCCGGGCGTGCCGGTCTGGTCGAAGCGGCGGACGGCGGCACGCTGTTCCTCGATGAAATCGGCGAACTGCCGCTCGAAGCTCAGGCGCGCTTGCTGCGAGTCTTGCAGGAAGGCGAAATTCGTCGGGTCGGCTCGGTGCAGTCGCAAAAAGTCGATGTGCGCCTGATCGCTGCAACGCACCGCGATCTCAAGAGCCTAGCGAAAATCGGCCAGTTCCGTGAGGACCTTTATTACCGTCTGCACGTGATCGCTTTGAAGTTGCCGCCCCTGCGCGAGCGTGGCGCCGACGTCAACGAAATCGCCACTGCCTTCCTTGCCCGTCAGAGCGCGCGCATCAATCGCACTGACTTGAAATTCGCCGCAGATGCCGAACAAGCAATCCGGCATTATTCCTGGCCGGGCAACGTGCGTGAGCTGGAGAACGCGGTCGAGCGCGCGGTGATTCTGAGCGAAAGCCCGGAAATTTCCGCCGATCTGCTGGGCATCGACATCGAGCTAGGCGATCTGGAGGACGATGAATTCATCGGACTGCCGCCGCAAACGGCCGGTAACGCCAGCAACAGCAGCCATGAGCCGACCGAAGACCTGTCGCTGGAGGATTACTTCCAGCACTTCGTCCTCGAGCATCAGGATCACATGACCGAGACCGAACTGGCGCGCAAACTGGGCGTCAGCCGCAAATGCCTGTGGGAACGCCGCCAGCGATTGGGCATTCCGCGACGCAAGACCGGGGTTGCCAGCGAGAGCTGA